A region from the Rosa rugosa chromosome 6, drRosRugo1.1, whole genome shotgun sequence genome encodes:
- the LOC133715660 gene encoding BAG family molecular chaperone regulator 1: MMRMKNKTSSGVEVSMSSMNGGNESGPGEWEVRPGGMLVQKRNPDSDRNLAPPPTIRVRVKHGSVYHEISIGAQASFGDLKKMLVGPTGLHHLDMKLIFKDKERDSKAFLDISGVKDRSKMVCVEDPLSQEKRYLEMRRNAKMEKASKSVSEISLEVDRLAGQVSALETIITKGAKVAEQDVLKVIEQLMNQLLKLDGIMGDGDVKLQRKMQVKRVQKYVETLDVLKVKNSMPSSNGDHIPKQAHSHRQNHSNGNGRILTPIQEQQPRNSLGNLPTHQQQGQKQLQQQQPSRHSTSGPIVTTQWETFDNMPPLIPISSTSTSTTSAANGSAYPKFNWESFE; encoded by the exons ATGATGAGAATGAAGAACAAGACGAGTTCAGGGGTGGAAGTGTCAATGTCTAGTATGAATGGTGGGAACGAGTCTGGGCCGGGGGAGTGGGAGGTCAGGCCCGGAGGAATGTTGGTCCAGAAACGGAATCCGGACTCTGATCGGAACTTGGCGCCACCGCCGACAATTCGGGTCCGGGTCAAGCACGGGTCTGTTTACCATGAAATCAGTATTGGCGCCCAAGCTTCGTTTG GGGACTTGAAGAAAATGCTGGTCGGACCGACGGGTTTGCACCACCTGGATATGAAGCTGATATTCAAAGACAAGGAGAGGGATTCCAAGGCGTTTCTTGACATTTCCGGGGTGAAAGACCGATCAAAGATGGTGTGTGTTGAAGACCCTCTTAGCCAAGAAAAGCGGTATCTTGAGATGAGGCGCAATGCCAAAATGGAGAAGGCATCAAAGTCCGTCTCCGAAATCAGCTTGGAAGTAGACCGGCTCGCCGGTCAG GTGTCTGCTCTTGAAACAATTATTACTAAAGGTGCAAAAGTTGCAGAACAGGATGTGCTTAAAGTGATCGAGCAGTTGATGAATCAGTTGCTTAAATTAGACGGAATTATGGGGGATGGAGATGTGAAGTTGCAAAGGAAAATGCAG GTGAAACGAGTTCAGAAGTATGTTGAAACTCTGGATGTTTTGAAAGTTAAAAACTCCATGCCTAGTAGCAATGGGGATCATATTCCAAAGCAAGCTCATAGTCATAGACAAAATCATTCCAACGGCAATGGGCGTATCCTAACACCAATTCAAGAGCAGCAACCAAGGAATTCACTTGGGAATTTACCTACACATCAGCAGCAAGGGCAAAAGCAattacaacaacaacaaccatcCAGGCATTCTACATCAGGGCCAATCGTTACCACGCAGTGGGAGACTTTTGATAATATGCCGCCATTGATCCCAATCTCGTCAACATCTACATCAACAACCTCAGCAGCCAATGGTTCTGCCTACCCTAAATTTAATTGGGAGTCATTCGAGTAA